The Leopardus geoffroyi isolate Oge1 chromosome C1, O.geoffroyi_Oge1_pat1.0, whole genome shotgun sequence sequence ACGGAGAAGCGGAGCCCCAAAGTAAGGAGGGGTCTCAGGGGGCGTCTCAGGGGGCGGGGGAGCCTAGAAGCTCGGATACAGAAAGGTCCCGGCGTTGAGGAGGGGGACTCCCGAGGGATAAGGTTTGCAGCAACTGGAAGAGAAGGGAAttgggatgggggaaggaggatGGGAGAGCGGAACGAGAAACCCAGATGGGGGACCCCAGAGGGCAGATTTAGGATGAGAAAGGAAGTCAAAGAGATGGATGGGGCTCACCCTTTTTCATAAGTAGCCTGGTCCAAGAACGGATCTGGTGGTGACTGCTCCATCACTAGAGGCGTGAAAGCAGAGGGCTGAGCACCCTTGCCAGAAACGTCGTTCCAGGAGATACAAGCCTTGGGTCAGGGTGGGACCAAAGACTCTTCATGGCTTCCTTCAGCTAAGACACAACTTCTGaccagaggagagatgggggaagtggggaggggtgtTGAGTAGACCTGGAGCAACCCCAAGGGCTTGGATGTGTGGATTTCAGTGCCTGAATGACCTCCTGCCCTATCTTGCCTCTTCTCAGGCACGGCCGCTGAAAGTCAGCCCCCAGCAGCCTGGACCCTCGGGTCCGGTCCCACAGCCACCAAAGACCAAGCTTCCCTCAACATCCTGTGTCCCAGATCCTACGAAGCAGGCAGAAGAAATCTTGAATGCCATTCTGCCCccaaggtaaaaaacaaaaacaaaaacaaaaacaaaaacaaaaaaagtgggaGCGGTGGCTGACAGAAAGCCCAGGTTTTGCATTCCAGTGCTCTGCAACTTAGGAAGAGGCACCCTGTCTCTGTTCCTGGCCAGAATTTCCTCCCAGCATCCCAGAACTCCTAGAGCTTGCAGATGGCTGGATCCTGGGAGGATGGGGGGCACCTCTTCTCTGCCATCCTCATTTCCCAAGTGCTCTAACCCAAGCCTgcggctttaaataccatctatatgcTGATGGCTCCCAAATGTGTTATCCCCAGCCCTGTCCTTTCCTCGAAACTCCAGACCCATATGTTCTGCTTTCTCATTATCTTCATGAAGGTGCCTCATAGACATCTCACCCTTCAGCATGTCCAAACGAAATCACAAGGCGTCCCTCTCCCCACCTACTCGTCCCCAGTCTTCTCCTTTCTACTAGTAGCTCAGGCCACCCTGCGTTCCTTTTGGTCTCTCACATCACACGTCCTATCCTTCATCAACTTGTTTTGGTTCCGCCTTCAAACGGACATCCCCAATCCAACCACTTCCCACCGCCTCTGCTTCCACCATCTTGTTCCTCGTCACTGTTTGTCACCTACAGTGGCCTCCTGTCTGAAAACCTTgcttctgctctctgcccctacgATGTACCCTCCGAACAGCCCCGAAATCACAAGCCAGATCATGCCAGTCTTCTACCAGGAACTCTTTACTGGTTTCCCATGTGACTCAGGCTAAAATCCAAAGTCTTTAGAATGACCCGGAAGCCCTGGCATGATCTCGTCCCTCACATACCCATGATCTCGTCCCCTGTTATTCTCCTTCTTGTTCAGTGTACGAATGCCATAGGGGTATCTGCTCACTGCTTCTGAAACACCTTCCATCACCCTCAGGGCCTTGAGGGTTGCTGTTCTTACTGCTAAGGATACTCTTCCCCTGACGTCCACCTCGttccctttgtctctttcctCGGGTCTTGCTCAATTGTGATTTCCTCAAGGGGGCCTTCCTTGCGGATCCTTGTAAAAGAGCACCTTCTGCCTTCTTCACCATCCCCTTACCCTGCTTCTTCCTCCTGCAGCCGCATTGATTGCTATCTGACATGCTTTGTTGATGATTCTTATGGAATCGGTTGACAGTACGGTTTCGAAAGCTGTGATGTAGAGAGACTGCAGTCTCATCTGAGATGGAAGTCAAAGAAGGGAGGGGTGATTTTTCAGGTGGTTCTTTcccatcaataaaatggaaatcctcggggtgcctgcatggctcagtcggttaagtgtctgacttcggcccgggtcatggtctcacggttcatgagttcgagccccacgtcaggctctgtgccgccagctcagagcctggagcctgcttcggattctgtgtctccctctctctgcccctcccccgtgcgctcgtgcgcgcgtgctctctctctctctctctctcaaaaataaacatttaaaaacattttttaaataaataagtaaatggaaatCCTCCCCCCACAGTGATTCTACCCTCAGGCTCCCTCCTCGTGGTTCTGGAACCCGGCCATGCCTCTAACACGAGGTCTACTatagtgggggctgggggcgggggccacATAGGCACACACCTTCAGGCACACACCTCCCCACTGCACACATCTGCCCCATTCTGGCTGGCAAGGCTCATGGTGCCCTGTGCCTCCCACCCCACAAGTCAGTGGGAGAATTCTCACTGGGCCTTCTGTTCCAACCAAGCAACAATGCCCATGAATCTGTCCTCAACCCACTAGATTAAGATCTGGAACACAGGTGATGTTTTCACGGGGAGATGCAGGAAGGTAGAGTTGGCCCACAGCTAGGGGCCCCGTGGAGGTGGCTTCGTGGGTGTGGCTCTGGAGCCATCCGCTCCtcaaggaaggggggggggtagaggATTGCGGCGGGCTGGGGACCGAGCTGCCCCCTCGCTCCCGCTCAGCCAGAGAGCTCAATGGGCCGCCTCTGCTCGTGTCCCGAAGACCCTGTGGTCGATGGGCCTGCTCAGCCTCGCTGTGTCTGTGCCACAGGGAGTGGGTGGAAGACACGCAGCTGTGGATCCAGCAGGTGTCCAGCGCTCCCAGCACCAGGATGGATGTAGTACACCTGCAGGAGCAGCTGGACCGGAAGCTGCAGCAGCGACAGGCCAGGGAGACGGGCATCTGCCCCGTGCGCAGGGAGCTGTACTCGCAGTGCTTTGGTGAGTGGCGCGACGTGCAcggtggaggctggggtggggggaatccgACGCACATctgccgccccctccccttcccttcgaGCACAATCCCCAGCCCTGAGCGTCCCTGAGCTGCAAGCCCACCCCATCCCGGAGTCGTCTTGTgtccccctgcctgccccacacCCAGGAACTGCCAAACGCGCCTCCTTCCCGCTCTTTGCCCGCCCACCTGACAACCCGGTTCCTAACCTCTCGGCAAATGTTCGGAGGTAAGATGAGAACTTCCGTtctaagtctttttcttttcaaagatttttataataagcatgtgctgattttttaaaatcggAACAATTAACGTGCTAGATTCGTATCCATCGACCAATATTCCAGCCCTTGGGCTGGGGAAATATTTCAGGGTAACTTACTGTTAACTGACAGTCACGAACGATTTAAGTGATCGTGTCAAATGGCTGTCCCCCAACCAAACTCACTGGCCCCTGTGGACTCTGACGTTCAGACGGCCTCCAAACCCTGAGGCAGCTGCAGGGGCTGGCAGGCTCCCTTCAGTGTGAGTGTGATTAGGGTCTGCTCTCCAGGTCGGCATTTATGGAAGAGATGGGTGGGCAGGCTCTAAATCCTACTGTTTCCAGCCCCAAGCCCGTCCAGCTAGAGGGCACACAGGATTTCCCTGCTGCTTTAAAGCAGacgtcacggggcgcctgggtgattcagtcgttTGAGTGCCCAAGTCTTGAGGTCCAACTCAtgagggtcatgatctcacaggtcgtgggatcaagccccatggcaggctccgCACAGTGTGGggtcctctctgcctctctctgtccccctcccaaaataaacattaaaaaaaataaaaatgaagcagtCATCACCTTCAAACTGAAAAGTCCAATTTCTATGACTAGTACCCTGGAGGTTTTGCCTGAGGGTGGAAGAGAGGGGCCTCATGGCCGCAAACAAACCTGGGGGcgcctgtctccctctgtcctggGCCCCCAAGTGCCAAGTTCAGAGCAGTGGCTGTATGGCAGGGCTCCTGGGGCCTCTGTCTCCAGGTGAGGAGGACACACGCTAGCACCCTCCCCAGGAGGGAGGGTGGTTAGCCGGAGACGTGGTGCActtccctcctgcctgccctcctgacctcggtgtgtgtgtgctttggaAGATGAGCTGATCCGGGAGGTGACCATCAACTGTGCGGAGAGGGGACTGCTGTTGCTACGAGTCCGGGACGAGATCCGCATGACCATTGCCGCCTACCAGACCTTGTACGAGAGCAGCGTGGCCTTTGGCATGAGGAAGGCGCTACAGGCCGAACAGGGGAAGTCAGACATGGAGAGGAAAGTGAGTGGGGTTGACCCTGGAGCTTCGGCCCTCTGTGACTCTTCTGTCAACCTCAGGGTCACATGCTTGTTCCAGACGACATTCTGACGACCGAGGGTGCCATCCCCTCAGagggcgccccccgccccccgccccctggggTTCAGCCTGGTCCTGGCAGGGctggctcctcttggctgtgccGTGCCAGTCACTGACCTCCCACTGGGTGGCAGTACAGACCCGGGCCACATCTCAGGTTGGACAGCTGTGTCCCAGGTCCCCTCTGAGGCCCAGGCACTCACACCGCCCCATCCTCTTGGCAACGTCCCAGGATGACGGGAGGTTCTGTCCTCAGATTGCAGAATTGGAAACGGAAAAGAAAGATCTGGAGAGGCAAGTGAACGAGCAGAAGGCCAAATGTGAGGCCACCGAGAAGCGGGAGAGCGAGAGGAGACAGGTGGAGGAGAAGAAGCACAATGAGGAGATTCAGTTCCTCAAGCGGACGAATCAGCAGCTGAAGGTGAGCCCCGTGCAGGCCCGGGTGGAGGGGctcctgcccgccccctcccccaaactcccctccccccccccccggccccatgGCTCCGTTTCCTGCAGGGGACTCCGAATACTTGTCCACATGTACTGCCAAGGACTAaaggaagctggggggggggggcgggtggtgcgGGGGGATGCTGGGTGAGGGGTCATTACACAGATTCTCCACCCTTCTGTCTCTGGAGGGGGGCTCTGAATTTCCACGACCCCTCAGCCTGGCTCCTCAGCCCCTC is a genomic window containing:
- the DNALI1 gene encoding axonemal dynein light intermediate polypeptide 1, giving the protein MIPPADSLLKYDTPVLVSRNTEKRSPKARPLKVSPQQPGPSGPVPQPPKTKLPSTSCVPDPTKQAEEILNAILPPREWVEDTQLWIQQVSSAPSTRMDVVHLQEQLDRKLQQRQARETGICPVRRELYSQCFDELIREVTINCAERGLLLLRVRDEIRMTIAAYQTLYESSVAFGMRKALQAEQGKSDMERKIAELETEKKDLERQVNEQKAKCEATEKRESERRQVEEKKHNEEIQFLKRTNQQLKAQLEGIIAPKK